One Pirellulales bacterium genomic window, ATAGATTCGCAGCAAGATCACCCCTTCGTTGGTGTCCTTGCGAAAATCAGCGGCATAAAAATTGGCGGTCTTGTCGTCGAACTTCACCTGGGTGTCAAACTCCGCCTCCGGCATCCGAAAGCCCGAAGCCAAGTAGCACTTGTCCGGTGTGTGAACCGAGATGTTACGGGCCTTGCCGGTGGCCAGATAAATGCTCACTTCCTGCCCGGTGTCGACGTTCTTGTAGGTGCGCTGCACCACGCCCGAAACCTTGGCGATCTTCAATTGGTTGGCGTCTTGCTGGTCGTCGGTTCCCTTCCAGCGGCCAAAATCCAGCGGCACCTGCTTCAAACATTCCACGCGGCGCAAAATCTCTTCCGTGTCATGCTTGCCCCAACGCTCGGTCCAGGTGCCTTGCACCACGGCCACGCCAGCCAACAGCACGATGGCGGCCAGGGCGGGAATATATCGGGTCATGTATCAATCCTTGGGCGAGGCGCGGCCAGCGCCGCGCGCGGGAACAAATGGTCTATAACGCGGCTTTGGACGTCAACCGCTTGGGTTGCGAACGTGGTTTGACTTCTTGCTTCGATCCGCCGAACACGGTGCCGATGACGCGCACGCCCACCCCGCGCAGCCGCTCCATCGCCTCGTGGACGTGCGGCACGCGACTGGCGTCGCGCAGTACCGCCAGCACGGCCCCATCGACATATTGGCCAATCACCAGCGCGTCGGCGGTGGCTAGCACCGGCGACGCGTCGATCACCACATAGTCGAACCCGGCGCGCAACTGCTTGAAGATGTTCTCCACCCCTTCCTTGGCCAGGTCGTGCAGGCTCTCGTCGTCGCATCGCCCGGCCGCCATCATCCACAGGCCGCTGGCGCGCGTGGGGCGAATCGTCTCCTCGATCTCGCATTCGCCGCGCAGCACCTCGCAAAAACCGGGATCGAGCGACAACCCAAACAGCCGATGCGCCACCGGTTTCCGCAGGTCGCCGTCGACCAGTAGCGTGCGCTTGCCGGCGCGAGCCAAGCTGGTGGCCAGTTGCGTCGCCAAGGTCGTTTTGCCTTCGTGATGCACGGCGCTGGTGACCAGCACCACCCGCGTCCCTTCCGAAACATGGTCGCGGATCAGCGCGGTCCGCACGCCGTCGACCGAGTCGGCCAGCGAGCGCTGCAATGCGGTGGCGCCTTTGCCTTGCGCGGCCTTCTTGCCTTTGCGCCCCGCCACGCTCGGCAGCGCGCCCAAGATTTTAGTCCCTAGCGCGGTCGAGGCGTCGCTCGGCTGATTCACCCGGTGCTGTTGAAAATCCCAGAACGTGAACGCCACCACCGGCATGCACAAGCCAAAGAACGCCGCGAACGCCATGGCCATGTACTTCACCAGTTGGCCGCCGCCAGCTTCGGGCGGCATGGCCGGCGCCACCATCGTGATGCGCGGCGCCGTCTCGGCCGACGTTAATTTGAGGCTCAGCTCCAGGCGCGCCTCGTTCAATCGCTTCAGATCGTTCGTCATCAGGTCGATCCTCGCGGCGATGCGCTGCAAGTCGGGCGATGTTTTGCCCAGTTCCAGCAACTCGGCCGAGAGGGTTTGGATTTCGGTCTGCACATTGGCCAGGTCGGTCGCCAACGTCTGCTGCATCGCCTCGAACTTGCTGATTTCGTTGGTCAGTTCGATCTCGGTGCTCCCCCCCTTGAGCATCTCGATCACCTGCGGCCGCTTCTCCTCGCGATACTGTTCGATCTGCGAGTCAAGATCCTGCAGCACGGCGCGCAACTCGCGCACCTTGGGCGCCTCGGTGTCCTTGTACATTTCCTGCACCTTGTTGAAGTACAGGCTGGCTTCGTGACGCTTGAGCAACAGCGCCTCGTAATCCTTGTACTTCATCAGCACTTCGTCGAGCTCTCCTTCGGTCGGCTCGCGATTCTTGGCCACCTGCAGTTTCACCTGGGCCGAGTGCAGTTCGCCCGCCGCTTCATACAGCCGCCGTTGCAAGTCGCTCGCTAGCGAATGTTTTTGCGCCAAGATTTGTAGTTTCGCCTGATGGCTGGCCGCCACCGACTCTCGG contains:
- a CDS encoding EpsI family protein; this translates as MTRYIPALAAIVLLAGVAVVQGTWTERWGKHDTEEILRRVECLKQVPLDFGRWKGTDDQQDANQLKIAKVSGVVQRTYKNVDTGQEVSIYLATGKARNISVHTPDKCYLASGFRMPEAEFDTQVKFDDKTANFYAADFRKDTNEGVILLRIYWTWNATGAWEAPEYPKVAFAKYPALYKMYAIRRIVPGEQSNEDPTKVFLKEFLPVLERTLNEPTTTPAAAPAAAPAA
- a CDS encoding polysaccharide biosynthesis tyrosine autokinase; its protein translation is MPNPSAIDPQQPHHSSGHDPRYGALVPVHADFLPVPQQGGWSASHAQQTLAPNVTAGNILHSLRRKWWIGAGVGILCAIASALAAYYLVPNRQEVTAMLRVRRNDQGLLDNIPRFVQKDEFDAIKRTQIGLVTQRQTIESALNEPDPDTGLTVQELREVKKHDDPVGWLEKGLEVESPGDTELMFITLKGDNAKELAKIVNAISTVYLRDVQDAETKSVKHTRDDLERIYSKAVDDLNAAQKQFKDMADTIGVPDRESVAASHQAKLQILAQKHSLASDLQRRLYEAAGELHSAQVKLQVAKNREPTEGELDEVLMKYKDYEALLLKRHEASLYFNKVQEMYKDTEAPKVRELRAVLQDLDSQIEQYREEKRPQVIEMLKGGSTEIELTNEISKFEAMQQTLATDLANVQTEIQTLSAELLELGKTSPDLQRIAARIDLMTNDLKRLNEARLELSLKLTSAETAPRITMVAPAMPPEAGGGQLVKYMAMAFAAFFGLCMPVVAFTFWDFQQHRVNQPSDASTALGTKILGALPSVAGRKGKKAAQGKGATALQRSLADSVDGVRTALIRDHVSEGTRVVLVTSAVHHEGKTTLATQLATSLARAGKRTLLVDGDLRKPVAHRLFGLSLDPGFCEVLRGECEIEETIRPTRASGLWMMAAGRCDDESLHDLAKEGVENIFKQLRAGFDYVVIDASPVLATADALVIGQYVDGAVLAVLRDASRVPHVHEAMERLRGVGVRVIGTVFGGSKQEVKPRSQPKRLTSKAAL